In the genome of Capra hircus breed San Clemente chromosome 5, ASM170441v1, whole genome shotgun sequence, one region contains:
- the LOC102174195 gene encoding olfactory receptor 6C65-like, with protein sequence MKNHTSVKELILLGLTDDPDLNVLLFLFCTYILSISGNLTIITFTLVFSHLKTPMYFFLRNFSFLEISFTTACIPRFLVSIAPGDMTISYNSCMTQVFFFILLGHKVVLFATLMAYVSYVAICKPLHYTTIMNSRICNQLVISSQLAGFLIIFLPVIMGLQLDFCDSNITCDSSPMLLISCTDTAFLELMAFFLAVFTLMVTLTLAILSYVFILKTILRFLSAEQRKRAFSTCSSHMIVFSISYGSCIFMYVKTSVKEGVASTKGIAVLHTFVAPKLNSFISSLRNQQIK encoded by the exons atgaaaaatcaCACCTCTGTGAAGGAGTTGATTCttctgggattaacagatgatCCAGATCTAAATGTTttactatttctattttgcaCATACATACTGAGTATAAGTGGAAACTTGACAATTATCACCTTTACTCTGGTATTCTCACACCTCAAAACACCCATGTATTTCTTCCTTAGGAATTTCTCTTTCCTGGAAATCTCATTCACAACAGCTTGTATTCCTAGATTTCTGGTCAGCATTGCACCAGGGGATATGACCATTTCCTATAATTCTTGCATGACTCAAGTGTTTTTcttcat attgctgggtcataaggtagttctatttgcaactcTCATGGCCTATGTGAGTTATGTGGCTATCTGTAAGCCACTGCATTACACAACAATAATGAATAGCAGAATCTGCAACCAGCTTGTCATTAGTTCTCAGCTGGCTGGATTTCTCATTATCTTCCTACCAGTGATCATGGGACTTCAATTAGATTTCTGTGATTCCAACATCACCTGTGACTCTTCCCCCATGCTACTGATCTCCTGCACAGACACAGCCTTCCTAGAGCTCATGGCATTTTTCCTGGCAGTATTCACACTCATGGTAACCTTAACATTAGCGATTCTTTCCTATGTATTCATCCTTAAAACAATTCTGAGGTTTCTCTCTGCTGAGCAAAGGAAAAGGGCATTTTCCACTTGTTCCTCACACATGattgttttctccatttcttatgGAAGTTGCATTTTCATGTACGTCAAAACTTCAGTCAAAGAAGGAGTGGCTTCGACTAAGGGTATAGCAGTGCTTCATACCTTTGTTGCCCCAAAGCTAAattctttcatttcctccttAAGGAACCAGCAGATAAAGTAG